In Fluviicola taffensis DSM 16823, the following are encoded in one genomic region:
- a CDS encoding SpoIIE family protein phosphatase, giving the protein MKILSRLSLITILSFLTFSGISQESYMTKVNKKEFPQKIAKATGDQKLVYEYFYTLFLKKEPTPKLYDAYLSKLKKKTDRNHQEIVQLIESAALSPEERLAFAVKFVEKNKDVKVLSVLGKHFLANSYDLLDDEAKVIQTYERELHNFKKYPGIRLKNVYLTLGTSNYYLGNTDKCLYYFNKSVEATDKRDTASLAGLLMNVGVINYRTGNNAAAISAYKRADKINGSIDLQLKGMILENLALSYTNYGRTDLSMKYYDDAGEIYLKLKDTLKYNALIQNKVGDYIKLNDFESAIKSLKTSMAFFKKTNNKTLLPSAHAKMADIYLQLKDTSHAITEINKAIGLSRNNNTFTYVTSVFAKSSMVAGQEGLNILLNLEKELIQKKYDGENATLYNKIGVRYKIMNQLVPAEKYFRKAIEAELTHTPPKPEVMVGNNQNLGVVYYDRKEYALALKAYQEADKYQDIKNITGQHLADRFELYANVYGKLGQYKLAYENLSNYKRVQDSINSLSLNDKILSLKQEFQTQQIEDSLSINKKELNLSNLKIISEKATNQRNTFIIFGMLIVLVLIFGLVILIARSNKQRKVANLALTEKNEEIKLQQMIVQQKNDEIIDSINYAKRLQNTILPPQAEIDDLFPKNFVLYKPKDIVAGDFYVCENIEMAGRKIGIVAVADCTGHGVPGALVSMVCSSAIKRSVVEFNLTDPGKILDKSAQLVVQSFQSAHEKVKDGMDISLACIDFNSKTMQWAGANNPFWMIRNNELIEIKADKQPVGLSDNKKDFTTHTIQLETGDKLYFISDGYADQFGGVSGKKLKTKNLKDMLIETNQLSISEQGKKLENYFAEWKADFEQVDDVCIMGIEIV; this is encoded by the coding sequence ATGAAAATACTATCACGATTATCACTGATCACTATTCTATCCTTTTTGACATTTTCTGGAATTTCTCAGGAAAGTTACATGACAAAGGTTAATAAAAAGGAATTTCCACAGAAGATTGCAAAAGCAACAGGAGATCAAAAATTAGTTTACGAATATTTCTATACGCTATTTCTTAAAAAGGAGCCAACACCTAAGTTGTACGATGCTTATTTATCGAAGCTCAAGAAAAAAACGGATCGAAATCATCAGGAAATCGTTCAATTAATTGAGAGCGCTGCACTTTCTCCGGAAGAGCGTTTGGCATTTGCGGTGAAGTTTGTGGAAAAGAACAAGGACGTAAAAGTACTCAGTGTTCTGGGGAAACATTTTTTGGCAAACAGTTACGACTTATTGGATGATGAAGCCAAAGTGATTCAAACATATGAAAGAGAACTTCACAATTTCAAAAAATATCCCGGAATTCGCTTAAAAAATGTGTATCTGACTTTAGGGACGAGTAATTATTACTTGGGAAACACGGATAAGTGCCTTTATTACTTCAATAAAAGTGTAGAAGCTACAGATAAAAGAGATACTGCATCTTTAGCTGGTTTATTGATGAATGTTGGAGTAATAAATTACAGAACAGGAAATAATGCAGCTGCAATTAGCGCATACAAACGAGCTGATAAAATTAATGGATCTATCGACTTACAATTAAAAGGTATGATTCTGGAAAATTTAGCTCTTTCCTATACTAATTATGGAAGAACAGATCTTTCCATGAAATACTACGATGATGCTGGCGAAATCTATTTAAAGCTAAAAGACACCTTAAAATACAATGCGCTCATTCAAAACAAGGTTGGTGATTATATCAAACTCAATGATTTTGAATCTGCCATAAAGAGCCTAAAAACGAGTATGGCCTTTTTCAAGAAGACCAACAATAAAACCTTACTCCCTTCTGCTCATGCAAAAATGGCTGACATTTACCTCCAATTAAAGGATACCTCACATGCTATAACTGAAATTAACAAGGCAATTGGATTATCTAGGAATAACAATACATTTACCTATGTTACATCAGTATTTGCAAAATCAAGTATGGTTGCTGGTCAAGAGGGTTTAAATATTCTATTAAATCTAGAAAAGGAATTAATTCAGAAGAAATACGACGGTGAAAATGCTACTTTATACAATAAAATTGGTGTTCGTTATAAAATAATGAATCAATTGGTGCCCGCAGAAAAATACTTTCGAAAAGCCATTGAAGCTGAATTAACACATACACCTCCAAAACCTGAGGTAATGGTTGGAAATAATCAAAATTTGGGAGTGGTTTACTATGATCGAAAAGAATATGCTTTAGCGTTAAAAGCATATCAAGAAGCTGATAAATACCAAGATATAAAAAATATCACAGGTCAGCATCTTGCAGATCGGTTTGAACTTTATGCCAATGTCTATGGAAAACTAGGACAATACAAATTGGCTTATGAAAATTTGAGCAACTACAAACGCGTACAAGACTCCATAAACTCACTGAGTCTCAATGATAAAATCCTTTCTCTCAAACAGGAATTTCAGACCCAACAAATTGAAGATTCATTGAGTATTAATAAGAAGGAATTGAATCTTTCAAATCTCAAGATTATCTCCGAAAAAGCAACCAATCAACGAAATACATTCATCATTTTCGGGATGCTTATCGTTTTGGTGCTCATTTTTGGTTTGGTCATTCTTATCGCTCGAAGCAACAAACAACGAAAGGTAGCCAATTTAGCACTGACTGAGAAAAATGAAGAGATTAAGTTGCAACAAATGATCGTTCAACAAAAGAATGATGAGATTATTGATAGTATCAATTATGCAAAACGGCTTCAAAACACCATTCTTCCACCTCAAGCAGAGATTGATGATTTGTTCCCAAAAAATTTCGTTTTATACAAACCAAAAGACATTGTAGCTGGAGATTTTTATGTGTGCGAAAATATTGAAATGGCTGGCAGAAAGATAGGAATTGTTGCTGTAGCAGATTGTACTGGACATGGTGTGCCAGGAGCACTGGTTTCTATGGTTTGTTCTTCTGCTATCAAACGTTCTGTGGTTGAATTTAATTTGACTGATCCTGGTAAAATACTTGATAAATCAGCACAGTTAGTGGTACAATCCTTTCAATCGGCTCATGAAAAAGTGAAAGATGGAATGGATATTTCCTTAGCTTGTATCGATTTTAATTCGAAAACAATGCAGTGGGCTGGTGCCAATAATCCTTTTTGGATGATTCGCAACAATGAATTAATCGAAATAAAAGCAGATAAACAACCTGTTGGTTTAAGCGACAATAAAAAAGATTTTACGACTCATACGATTCAACTCGAAACAGGAGATAAGCTGTATTTCATCTCTGATGGTTATGCCGATCAGTTTGGAGGAGTTTCGGGGAAGAAATTGAAGACCAAAAATCTAAAAGACATGCTGATTGAAACCAATCAATTAAGTATTTCAGAACAGGGAAAAAAACTGGAGAATTACTTTGCGGAATGGAAAGCAGATTTCGAGCAGGTAGATGATGTCTGTATCATGGGAATTGAAATTGTATAA
- a CDS encoding tyrosine-protein phosphatase: protein MGFLNLFKGKQKESVDLGGKLLVDIHSHLLPGIDDGAPTMDHTIGMLRKFEELGYQKLIMTPHVMSGVYDNSHQIIQNKLDEVRKVSQDLGLNIILEASAEYFYDETFVKRIQTKDLLPFGGNHILFEFSFRNKPSQVEDLIFQLKSAGYQPILAHFERYIYYHPSIEVAKSFRERGCMIQVNLNSFTGHYGPDVKNQAIRLLKADLIDILGSDCHRLQHLEVLQGALNESIFHQLMELKVKNPLFL from the coding sequence ATGGGCTTTCTCAACCTATTTAAAGGAAAACAAAAGGAATCTGTAGATTTAGGAGGAAAACTCCTCGTTGATATTCACAGCCATTTGCTTCCTGGAATTGATGATGGTGCACCAACGATGGATCATACTATCGGAATGCTTCGGAAGTTTGAAGAATTGGGATATCAAAAATTGATTATGACTCCGCATGTTATGTCAGGTGTTTATGATAATTCTCACCAAATTATTCAAAACAAACTCGATGAAGTAAGAAAGGTTAGTCAGGATTTGGGATTGAATATAATTCTCGAAGCTTCTGCAGAGTATTTTTACGATGAAACCTTTGTGAAACGCATTCAAACAAAGGATTTACTGCCTTTTGGAGGAAATCACATTCTTTTTGAGTTTTCATTCCGAAACAAACCTTCACAAGTAGAAGACCTTATTTTTCAATTGAAATCTGCGGGATATCAACCCATTTTAGCGCATTTTGAGCGTTATATCTATTATCATCCCTCCATTGAAGTGGCAAAATCGTTCCGAGAAAGAGGTTGCATGATTCAGGTGAACTTAAATTCCTTTACAGGACATTACGGTCCCGATGTGAAGAATCAAGCAATTAGACTCCTAAAAGCTGACTTGATTGATATTCTTGGAAGCGATTGCCACCGATTACAGCATTTGGAAGTCCTTCAAGGTGCTTTAAATGAGTCGATTTTTCATCAATTAATGGAGTTAAAGGTGAAAAACCCTTTATTTCTCTAA
- a CDS encoding alpha/beta hydrolase family protein — translation MENKGFHFESPNGILRGNYASAGKNTPIVLMACGHNGFYHFGMFPTIQAYFEENGISSVAFNYSHCGISDNGDYFDDLERYKNNCRRLEVEDLTFMTKQILENDFFQQPNHLFLLGHSMGGFSAAFASQVIEKKGIALSGLIFLNSLRTLNTRTPEIMEEWKAKGVYFRPNMRTKQDLPQGSEFLAEILASDSTWNMQPIIEKLMIPCFVAHSVEDEAVPFEHGRTIFSWVYKNNLQNAFLPIPHAGHTLNTTHPMKRNSEELQFFCGQVVDWIKLKK, via the coding sequence ATGGAAAATAAAGGTTTTCACTTCGAAAGTCCAAATGGAATACTCAGAGGAAACTATGCTTCTGCAGGAAAGAATACTCCAATTGTTTTGATGGCTTGCGGTCACAATGGATTTTATCATTTTGGCATGTTTCCGACCATTCAAGCCTATTTTGAAGAAAACGGAATTTCATCCGTAGCGTTTAATTATAGTCATTGTGGAATCTCGGATAATGGAGATTATTTCGATGATTTAGAGAGGTATAAGAACAATTGCAGAAGATTGGAAGTAGAAGATTTGACTTTTATGACCAAGCAGATACTCGAAAACGATTTCTTTCAACAACCAAATCATCTGTTTTTATTGGGACATAGCATGGGTGGATTTTCGGCTGCTTTTGCGAGTCAAGTGATAGAAAAAAAAGGAATTGCACTTTCTGGTCTAATCTTTTTAAATTCCTTGAGAACTTTGAATACGCGGACTCCAGAAATTATGGAAGAGTGGAAAGCAAAAGGTGTTTATTTCCGACCGAATATGCGAACTAAACAAGATTTGCCACAAGGTTCAGAATTTTTAGCTGAAATATTAGCGAGTGATTCGACCTGGAATATGCAACCAATCATTGAAAAGCTAATGATTCCATGTTTTGTAGCTCATTCAGTAGAAGATGAAGCTGTTCCATTTGAGCATGGACGAACGATTTTCTCTTGGGTTTACAAGAATAATCTCCAAAATGCATTCCTTCCAATTCCACACGCAGGACATACGCTAAATACAACACATCCTATGAAACGCAATTCGGAAGAATTGCAGTTTTTTTGTGGGCAGGTGGTTGATTGGATAAAACTGAAAAAATAA
- a CDS encoding DUF2279 domain-containing protein: MKVLLFCLFFAVFGVSAQKTDTTWNKRSYWVAGTNLALGGGSIALLSAVWYQEYPKSKFHSFDDSNEWLYMDKFGHAYTTYKLSMTNYAAWRWARMPKKKAVFVSGGIAWTYQFSVEVLDGFSAEWGFSWSDLAANTVGVGLFMGQQLGWDEQRFQLKFGYKPSPYAAIRPNTLGSNFSERLLKDYNAQSYWLCVAPGTFFKESKFPKWIQIGFGYSVDAKLNGDSNAYLDLNTGKTYFAKQEYAISLDIDWAQLPIKRPWLKKLLKPLNTVKIPLPAVFWRNGVCYFGMF, from the coding sequence GTGAAAGTGCTTCTTTTCTGTCTTTTTTTTGCTGTATTTGGTGTTTCTGCTCAGAAAACAGATACCACTTGGAACAAGCGTTCGTATTGGGTGGCAGGAACAAACCTCGCATTAGGAGGAGGAAGTATTGCACTCCTTTCCGCTGTTTGGTACCAAGAATATCCCAAATCAAAATTTCACTCTTTTGATGATTCAAATGAATGGCTTTACATGGATAAATTCGGACATGCATATACCACATACAAATTATCGATGACCAATTATGCTGCTTGGCGCTGGGCAAGAATGCCAAAGAAGAAAGCCGTGTTTGTCTCTGGAGGAATTGCTTGGACGTATCAATTTTCGGTAGAAGTGTTGGATGGATTTAGTGCAGAGTGGGGATTTTCATGGTCAGATTTAGCAGCAAATACAGTAGGTGTAGGTTTGTTCATGGGGCAACAATTGGGTTGGGACGAACAGCGTTTTCAGCTCAAATTTGGATACAAACCATCACCTTATGCCGCCATTCGACCAAATACTTTGGGATCTAATTTTTCCGAAAGATTATTGAAAGATTATAATGCTCAAAGTTATTGGTTGTGTGTGGCTCCAGGCACTTTTTTCAAGGAATCGAAATTTCCAAAATGGATTCAGATTGGTTTTGGGTACAGTGTTGATGCAAAACTAAACGGAGATTCAAATGCGTACTTGGATTTAAATACTGGAAAAACGTATTTTGCCAAACAAGAATATGCCATTTCACTAGATATTGATTGGGCTCAACTTCCCATTAAAAGACCGTGGTTAAAAAAGCTGTTGAAACCATTAAATACGGTTAAAATACCTTTGCCAGCTGTGTTTTGGAGAAATGGAGTGTGTTATTTTGGAATGTTTTAG
- a CDS encoding YceI family protein: MENYLGLGVGIIAIISAFLVRSAFFFKTSLSIAIICLIVALTNGFEEDPSLGMICFTLIGMVGAGYFVSLLSEKIRKVAPYFIGFLALIPIGAKANYQGFDVNWTMEVASFAIIGTLIPLLAKIKDWFAIRWFGAEEGAFNTGISLIYFGIFVFASSFFVSTFGVILLATGYFASSLALRSNAGLQLGIVLFSIAWTLFSLNSLEGISDSLLKGNLWMGILVGLGSLWISKSIKNEKSSGVFFSLVIPLLVVGVVVSFGLINENFGGMPTYLGAIIGSSLALALVERKEGEKPFVGIVFPLILIGFTTSIDAVFQPEKLKVETLLDTSSTGTNKSNEKKDVMDIPAIALTDGDAGAWKSILSNSKLEFEVGPPASRTAGAFKEFKTDIQLDKSAILKSLNVEIKSGSLTTFNDIRDESVLSDEFIQSEKYPKITYTSKAIQKVGEDYKITGDLEFVGAKVEVALDLRFVSKMMKDGKEVLVFVGKSVVDRTKHKMTSDSKIGDLVDISFEVALDR; encoded by the coding sequence ATGGAAAATTATCTGGGACTAGGTGTGGGAATAATAGCAATTATTAGCGCCTTTTTAGTACGATCAGCGTTCTTTTTTAAAACATCATTGAGCATCGCAATCATCTGTTTGATTGTTGCTTTGACCAATGGATTTGAGGAGGATCCATCATTAGGAATGATTTGTTTCACTTTAATTGGAATGGTAGGAGCAGGATATTTTGTTTCCTTGCTTTCTGAAAAAATCCGAAAGGTAGCACCTTATTTTATTGGATTTTTGGCGTTGATTCCAATTGGAGCAAAAGCAAATTACCAAGGATTTGATGTGAATTGGACGATGGAAGTGGCTTCTTTTGCAATTATTGGAACGCTGATTCCTTTACTGGCAAAAATCAAGGATTGGTTTGCAATTCGTTGGTTTGGTGCTGAAGAAGGAGCTTTTAACACTGGGATTTCACTCATTTACTTTGGAATTTTTGTGTTCGCTTCATCTTTCTTTGTATCTACATTCGGAGTGATTTTACTTGCAACTGGATACTTTGCAAGTAGCTTGGCTTTGCGCTCAAATGCTGGACTACAACTTGGAATAGTATTGTTTTCAATAGCTTGGACGTTGTTCTCATTGAATTCATTGGAAGGTATTTCAGACTCTTTGCTGAAGGGGAATTTGTGGATGGGAATTTTGGTAGGTTTGGGTTCTTTATGGATTAGCAAGTCGATTAAAAACGAAAAATCATCAGGTGTTTTTTTTAGTTTGGTGATTCCATTGCTTGTCGTTGGAGTAGTAGTAAGTTTCGGATTAATCAATGAGAATTTCGGTGGAATGCCCACTTATTTAGGAGCAATTATTGGTTCGTCTTTAGCTTTGGCTTTGGTGGAACGAAAAGAAGGTGAAAAACCCTTTGTAGGAATTGTTTTTCCGCTTATTTTAATTGGATTCACAACCAGTATTGATGCTGTTTTTCAACCCGAAAAACTGAAAGTTGAAACCTTATTGGATACCTCAAGTACTGGAACAAATAAATCCAATGAGAAAAAAGATGTGATGGATATTCCAGCAATTGCACTCACTGATGGTGATGCTGGAGCTTGGAAAAGCATTTTGTCTAATTCAAAATTGGAATTTGAAGTTGGACCTCCAGCGAGCAGAACAGCAGGAGCTTTCAAGGAATTCAAAACAGACATTCAGTTGGATAAATCAGCTATTCTGAAAAGTTTGAATGTGGAAATCAAAAGTGGAAGTTTGACGACTTTCAACGATATCCGAGATGAATCTGTATTGAGTGATGAGTTTATACAATCTGAGAAATATCCAAAAATTACCTACACTTCAAAAGCAATTCAGAAAGTAGGCGAAGACTATAAAATCACGGGAGATTTGGAATTTGTTGGAGCAAAAGTGGAAGTTGCTTTGGATTTGCGTTTTGTTTCTAAAATGATGAAAGACGGAAAAGAAGTTTTGGTATTTGTTGGGAAATCAGTTGTAGATAGAACAAAACACAAGATGACATCCGATTCTAAAATTGGAGATTTGGTAGATATTTCCTTTGAAGTAGCATTGGATAGATAG
- the rfbB gene encoding dTDP-glucose 4,6-dehydratase produces MNILVTGGAGFIGSHLVRLLVNKYPSYQIITFDALTYAGNLANLKDIIDAPNHVFVKGDITSEQDVKEAFENYQITDVIHLAAESHVDRSIEGPMEFVHTNVVGTVNLMNQARAYWKTMGEHVFYHVSTDEVFGSLDLEGFFTETTSYDPRSPYSASKAASDHFVSAYYHTYGFPVKRSNCSNNYGSHHHPEKLIPLMINNILNKKPLPVYGEGINVRDWLWVEDHARAIDVIFHEGAIGCNYNIGGWNEWRNIDLIHELCTIMDFELGRKEGESAELISYVKDRAGHDLRYAIDATKLFDELGWKPSITFEEGLRNTVKWYIEHQDWVKEVTSGAYQDYYKNMYNQR; encoded by the coding sequence ATGAATATTCTTGTAACGGGTGGTGCCGGATTTATTGGATCACATTTGGTTCGACTTTTAGTAAATAAATATCCGTCTTATCAAATTATCACATTTGATGCATTGACTTATGCGGGTAACTTGGCAAATTTGAAAGATATTATCGATGCGCCAAATCACGTTTTTGTAAAGGGAGATATTACTTCAGAACAAGATGTGAAAGAAGCGTTTGAGAACTATCAAATAACAGATGTGATTCATTTAGCTGCCGAATCTCATGTGGATCGTTCCATCGAGGGTCCGATGGAATTTGTACATACAAATGTCGTTGGAACTGTCAATTTGATGAATCAAGCAAGAGCCTATTGGAAAACAATGGGAGAACATGTTTTCTACCATGTTTCTACGGATGAAGTTTTTGGGTCGCTTGACCTAGAAGGGTTTTTTACGGAAACTACTTCTTATGATCCAAGAAGTCCTTATTCAGCATCGAAAGCAGCTTCAGATCACTTTGTATCAGCTTATTATCATACGTATGGATTTCCGGTAAAACGTTCTAATTGTTCAAATAACTACGGAAGCCATCACCATCCGGAGAAACTAATTCCACTGATGATTAATAATATATTGAACAAGAAACCTCTTCCTGTTTATGGAGAAGGAATCAATGTGCGCGATTGGTTATGGGTAGAAGACCATGCTCGGGCAATTGATGTTATTTTTCACGAAGGTGCAATCGGTTGTAATTACAATATTGGTGGATGGAACGAATGGCGAAACATTGATTTAATTCACGAATTGTGTACAATTATGGATTTCGAATTGGGACGTAAAGAAGGAGAAAGTGCAGAACTGATTTCCTATGTGAAAGATCGAGCTGGGCATGATTTACGCTATGCCATTGATGCGACAAAATTGTTTGATGAATTGGGTTGGAAGCCAAGTATTACATTTGAAGAAGGATTAAGAAACACCGTAAAATGGTATATTGAACATCAAGATTGGGTGAAAGAAGTTACTTCTGGTGCTTACCAAGATTATTACAAAAACATGTACAACCAACGTTAG